atgtACTCCCTGGCACCAAGGACCCCTGGCAGGGGGTTGTTTATCTCCCACCCAGGACTTTCCAGGTGGCCCTGTTTCACCCTGGACTCTGGAGGTGAGGGAGCTCTGATGGTCCAGAAACCCTCACCAGGACCTGCCCAGGGTGACCCTGGGCTCACAGCACCAGTGGCTTCCAGGTCCCTGTCCTCAGGGAATCCAGCTGGGCCCTGGGGCTTGGACGTCCCtctgcctcagcctctcccagctccGTGCCACAGCCACGTGTCCTGCCGGGGCTATAATTACCCGGGCACATTCCTGGGGGGTCACAGGAGCTTCCCGAGCGGCAGCAGGCGGTAAGGGGGGGACAAGAGGGGACGGGGCTGGCGGCACATGCCACACCGGGACACGCAGCAGCTCATGCAAGGACACCCTGCGAATGCGGTGAGCGACGCCCGAGGTGCCACGCGTGGCAGGGACGGGTGTGACAGCAGGTGGCACATCGCGGTGTCACGCGGGGGTGACCGGGGCGTGACACGGCGTGCTTGTGCCCCGCAGTGTGACACGGAGTGCCAGGTGAGGAGCGGCACACCCTGAGAGAGGTGCAGGAGGGCACACAGCATGCAACTCGCCCTGCAATGCGTCCCGACAGGCGACGGGCAGCGCTGCGCCACAGGTGACAGGCAGTGGCTGCCACGCCACGAAAGGGTGGCACAGATGGTTTCACTGCGGAGCAGGTTGGggaccagcagctctgctgttaCTGGAGCATCAGTAGTTGGGGAAGTGGCTGGGGAAGGGCTTGGTGGCTTCTGCTCTAAGGCAGGGGTTTTAATTGGGACGTGGGATTCAGCTACGGGGCTGTGGCTGTGGGTCAGTAACTCCATCCTTAGGGTTCAGAAATGGGGCAGCTGAGGGACATCAGCCtcagctgtggggcaggggccCCTTGGTCTCGACTGTGGGGCTGCGGTTTTGTCCGAGGGGCATTAAATTCAGCTATGGGGCAGCAGCAGTTCCTGGCGGCCTGAGCTGTGGGGTAGAGGCTTTGGTGATGGATCCCGTGGCTTTAACGGTGGGGCAGGGTGAGGTGCGGGATGCCATGTCCCCAGCCAGGACTCCTGTCACGAGCTGGAGGCTCTGGCTCTGTGGATGGCACCCTGACCCCTGCTCCACATGTCCCCACAGGCAAGATGTGGGTTTCAGAGGGGCCGGTTCCAGCTCAGTGGCACCTCCAGGACAAGGCCCACGCCAAACACTTCCTGGCCACGGCTGAACAGCTCCGGGCTGCGGGACACCTGGTGGATGTAGCCGTGGGCCCAGAGGGTGATGTGGCCCATGCTGCGGTCCTGGCATCCATCAGCTCCTTCTTCGTTCGCTTTCTGGAGGGCcggagcagggagctgtgccagggccCCCCTGCCCGTGTCCCCCTGCCAGCCGGGGTGACACTGCGGGGCTGGAGGGCAGTGCTGGCCTTTGCCTATGGGGGGACTGTGCCCCACGGCCGGGAAAAGGACGTGGAGGAGGCAGCCCGGGCCCTGGGGGTCGCCCGGCTGGTGGGTGCCCGTGCCCTACGGCTGCGGAGCGACCCCCAGGAGGGGGGTCCTGAGCCCCTGGAGGAGCAGTGGAAGACACTGAGAGCCATGGAGCAGCTCCACGCCCGCGGCCTGGGCTGTGACCTGCGGCTCCAGGCAGAGAATGAAGTGATCCCAGGTGAGCCAGGGGTGGGGGTCCCtgggtggggctggggagggggatggcGTGTGCTGGGACAGCCAGGTCCcctggcagggatgctgggggctgagctggggtTCGAGGGGGCCAGGACGTGGGTTCCGAGGGGTCTGTGTGGTGCAaggaacccagcactgcccccaCCGCTCTTCTCCTTCTTGCTAGTCCAGCGCCTggccctgagctgctcctgtgACTTCTTCCGGGCCCTCTTCACCTGCCCCATGCGGGAGGCCACCCACGACCCCGCTGCCCCCCTGGCCACggggctgtccccagcagagctgcgCCTCCTGCTCTCCTTCGCCTACACGGGGGCTGTGGCAGGGCCGTGGTCTGCAGtcctggaggcagcagagaCCTCCCTGCGCTACCAGGCCTGGGGGCTCCTCACCCTCTGCCTGGACGTCTTCACCCGTGACCTGAGCCCAGAAACTGGCCTGGATGTCCTGGCTTTTGCTCTGGCTTACGGGCTGGCCCAGGTGGGCCGTGTAGCAGAGGACTACATCTTGGCCACCTTCCCCAGCGTGGTGGCCACCCCGGCCTTCCTGGATCTTCCCGCCCAACTTCTCATCCGCCTCCTCCGCTCTGACGGTCTCAACGTCCTCTATGAACTGGAGACCTTGGAAGCAGCATCTCGTTGGCTTACGGCCAACGGAGACGTTGAAGAAGATCTGGCCAGGGAAGTCCTGTCCTCTGTTCGCTTTGCCCTCATGTCTGGCCTGGAGCTGAAGAAAGTCCCATCAGTGACTGCGGGGGTAGCTGACCCAAAGATCCTCCACGAGCTGATCATAGCGAGTTTAGCCCCCATGGCCCAGCTGCCGTGCCGAGTGCGTTCCTtgcaggaggtggtggtggtttgtGGTGGTGACAAAGTGACAGCCAACCTGGCTGCCCGGAAGCCCAGCAGACACCTCTGGTTTGCCCACCGCTACCTCagtgctgtggggctggtgaAGCAGGTGGAGTGGAGGCCCCTGGGACACCTTCCCGATGGGCCACGTTTCCGCCATGCTGTAGCTGTCGTGGGCAACATCCTCTACGTCCTAGGTGGAAAGCGCTACTATGGGGTCCATGACACCCTGGCCAGTGTCTACAGGTGAGAGCTGCAGAGGACCCAGAGGTGCCATTTGTCACCAGGACATTTGGGGGTCTGACAAAATGTTGGCAGAGCTGTCCCATGGAGCCAAGGCTTTCTGGGACTGCAGTTGGTCAAGTGGAACCTGAGGCTTTCTGGCAGTGGCTGACTGTAGGACTGGGAGGTTCCATCCCACTCTGGGATGTCACAGGCTTTTTGGGGGTAGGACAGGGAGGCTCCTGTCTGGAGGTGCCTCAGGGCATCGTGGGTGTGGTGTTGCCCAGAAGGAGGCAGGAAGGGGTGATGGTATGGATGCCACCAGGTGACAACACTGCCACCTGTACACTGCTATCTGGCCACCAGACATGGTTACACCACTGACTCTGGGACACTGGGATGCTGGGACAAGTGTAGCTGGGTCAGCAGATGCTGCTTGTTCAGCACCGTGAGCAGACCCTtagggagcagcagctctgctcacaggGATCTGAGTTTTGCAAGGAAACAGGGGATATTTTCTAAAAGTGATGTTaaacaaatgcaatttaaaatacctcaaaacacaggttttttttaaagtgatgttTAGGACTGTGACCTGAGGTGAGCTGTTTGTAATACATTTCACTGTCACCTTTATCCCAGGGTGAATTTTTCATTCCTTAAATTTCACAGAATTGCCTTCATCTCATggttaattttttgtttctcatgtTTGATTGAGAGACTTTTATCTAATTGTGAGATAACTGAGAACAGGTGCCAAGCAAAGTGGAGACTTCTGCTGGCCAAGCACAATGAAGGTGTCACATTAATTGGCTCTCAGGTGTCCCAGGTGGTGTGATGCCCACTTGGATATAAGCAGTTTCCTTGCAAATCCAAGCCCCACAAGCAGAACTCTCTGCTCCTCAAGACTCTGCTGAGTGATCACCatctgctggctgctgggcagctgtCCTGCTGGAGAGGGGGCAGTGCAGGAGTCTCCAGTTCTGGTGGTGATTTGGTTGCATCAGGCAGTTGGTGGTGGGCAGCTGTCCTATCCAGGAAAGAGGGGACATTCCCATGCAAGGGGACAGCGTGGTCCCAAAGTGTGGTGGTCATAGGTGGGTCGTTGCCTTCAGCAGCTCCAACCTCACCTCATTCCATTGCAGGTTGTAGCCTCTTGTCCCCTTTACCTCCCAATCCCAGGTATCAGCCTATGGAGGACTCCTGGGAGCACTTGGCCAGCATGACCTGTGGACGCAGCTACTTTGCTGCTGTGGCTCTTGGAGATTTCATCTATGCCctggggggcagctctggggagctCTACTGCACAGACACCGTGGAGTGCTACGACCTGGCCAACGACACCTGGAGGTGAGACAGCTCCACGTGGGCACCTGCTTCCCTCTTGCATTGGCCACTGGTGGGTTTTGGGTCACTGAGCCGATGGAGAATGGGTCTACAGTGGCCTTTAGGAGATGTCTGCTGGGTGTGGAGCAACCTTATCCCTTGGGGGTCATTGGGTGTTGGGCAGTGGTGCCTACTGGGTGCTGAATGAGCTTTTGAGGCAATAGAATTCTCTGAGGGTCTGTTGGCCATCAGCCAACGAGAAGAATCAGTTCAGCATCTTCCAGCTATGTCTGTTGGGTGCTCTGTTGGGTGCTGGCTGAAGTCTCAGTTTAGGGAGCCCATTGTGGGTTGACCAATGGTGTCTTTGGGGGTCCAAAGAGCCATGTTCCTTCAGCATCCATTCTGTGTTACCTGATGCTGCCCACTGGGGCTCCTTGGGTGGCACTGCCCGCTGGGTGGCTCAGAGGGGGACTCCTGGGCAGGCAGTCACCAGAGCACAGCCCCTGCTTAACCTGCCCTTcaccccctccttctctccttgcCCAGGAGGTGCCAGCGCCTGCCGATGGCTCTGTGTGGGCACGCAGCCTGTGCCCTGGATGGTGCCATCTATGTGTCGGGGGGGTGTGACGAGGCCTATCAGTGCCAGGCATCCTTGCTGCGTTACACCCCAGGGGCACCTGCCAAGCTCTTGGCCCCCATGAATGGCCAACGAGCTGGCCACGTCATGGAGGAGGCAGGTGGCCAGCTCTATGTGGCTGGGGGGCTGTGCCAGCGGGTCGGACAGACTGGCTACAGGGACCAGCTGGCCTTTGAGGTCTACAGCCCCAAGATGGACATCTGGGTCCTCCTCAGCCCCCTGCCCCGTGCCCATGTGGTTGGAGGTGcggctgtgctggggggggaaCTGCTGGTACTGGGAGGGTACAGCCACGAGACCTACAGGGACACCCACTTGATCCACGCCTACCAGCCCGGCACCCGGCGCTGGATCACCCGGGGCACCTTGCCCCATGCCTACACTGACCTCCAGGTCTGTGTCCTCACCGTGCCCTCCGCTTTGCGTGACCCCAACTGCCTCGGGGACCCCCGGAGCTCACCTGACACCCCCAATAAAGCTTAGGGGGTAGTTCTTAGTTCTGCAGCCCATACTGGGATCCACAGGTAGCATCCACGGGCACCTCTATGGGATGGCCttgcctccagctccctcctccagAAAAGGCTCTTCCCGTGGTTTCCAGCAACCCACCTGCCCCTGGGTTACGTATCCGAGGCTGTGGGGACCTCGTGGGACATACAGACCACCCACACTGCCACCCTGCACTCCCCTGTCCTGAGCCCTTCATTGGGAGCTGGGTGCCCACAAGTCCCCACTCACATTTAGGTTAAATAAAAGTTGCTCCTCAACTGCCCATCTGGGTCTTGTCTTTTCTGCTGGGGAACTCAGGTGCTTCTCACAaggagcaggagagcaggagacCAACAGACTGAGTGTCCTGGGTGGGTCGTGGTGGGGACCAGGATGGTCTGGATTCCCCCTGGGGAGCACTGGGCAGAGGGCACTGGGGTTCTGGGTTCActggggttgtgtgtgtgtcctaGGACTGAGAACCATCTTGGGGTGCATGGGGGATCCTGAGGGAACAGGAGAGTCCTGGTGGTGCCAGGAATTTGGGGTAGATGGCAGGATAGATGGGGGGCACTGGAGGGTCCTGGGGGCTATGAGGTTCCTAGGTGGCTTCCTAAAGTCACCTGGAGTCCTTGTGTCAAGACAGGAGAGGAGCCTTGGGAGGACTTGGAAGCAGAGGTGGAGGTGATGGGGATTCTGAGAGACATTGGGGAACCAGTGGAATCTTTGGGGAGGGTCCTGAGATACGTGAGGGAGGGGTGTTGCAGGTTCTCACAGCTCTccaaaacagtattttagatGCAGTCTTGTGagcactgagcagagcagggtaATGACTTCCCTTGGTCTACTGGTGTCACAAATGAGTTATTTGGATTACTTGAAGAGCCACTGTCAAAGGGATCAGCAAAATACATTCTACTACAATGATGTAAAATGCAACCTCATAAACTTTGGTGGCAAGGGGCACTCTATTCTTCCGTGGCACAATCATCTCAACAGTGATTCAAAACTACAAAGACACAGAGCAGAATTACCAAAAATCAGCTAACGAGATGAAATCAAAGTCACCATGCTACAAAGTCATACATGATATTGGGTGTTTCCCAAAATTCAGCTTTGCTAAAGCTCTCCCTGCCTTGAGGAACAACCTTGAGAAGTGTCCCAGAGTCAGGGGAGGTCACCACCATGCTGCCACCCTGCCTAACAGGGGGACCTCAAAGAGGCCTCACTTAGGTGTCATATTTATGGAACAAAGTGGTTGGCTCACAGATGAATTATGTGTTGGGAAAGGTATGTGTGGGACTCTTGGCACCCACAAATCTTTGTTCCCTCACAAAGGAGCCAGGGAAAAGCCACCCACTGGTCACCTGTTAATGGCATTTTGGGTGTTCCAAGCTCACAGGAATTGGTGCTCAGTGTGATCCTGTTCCTCTGTGGGTTTTCAGAGAACAGATTGAAAAGAGAGGAGTTCTTGGCTCAGTTATGGTTCAGACCCCTACCTCCCTGGGACCCTGTACCAACTCAGCTGCTTTGGCTGAGTGCCTCTGTTACAAGTGGCTGTGCTCCTGTTAACCCAGCCCGGGCTTCTCTTGCTCTCTTTGCTGCCAGCATGCACTGCTGGATCTTGTTCACCTTTCTGCCAACCAAGACACACAGGTTCCTTTCCACagctccccaccccccagctgTGGTTGTCCTGCCAAGGTACAGGACTTTGCATTTGCCCTTTTTGACTTTCATCAGGTTTCTGTCACCTTCTTTCTCCAGAGTGGATGGTGCTCTCTGGATGGTGGCCTTGTTGGAAGCACATGATCTGATCACTCCCAGCCGGGTGTCACATGTGCCAATCCACTTAAAAATACACTGTTCAAGGGTCAGGATCCAGACCAGTgctgttcaacatctttgtcagcaacaaGGACAGTGGAATGGAAAACACTCTCAGCAATcctgctgatgacaccaaactgtgtggtgaactcaacaggctgcagggaagggatgggatccagagggacctggacaggctggagaagttgACTTCTGAATTGCaggaagttcaacaaggccaagtgcaaggttctgtaCCCAAACAGAGACAATCCTATGCATGGATACAgcttgggaggagaaaggatggagggcagccctgagaagaaggacttgggggtggtgggggagcaggagctcaacatgagccctcagtgtgtgtttgcagcccagaaatccaaccaggtcctgggtgcatcagcagcagcacagacaggagttgagggaggggattccccccctctgctctgctcttgtcagaccccacctggagtgctgggtccagttctggagaccccaacatcagaaggacacagagctcctggaaggtgtccagagcagagccacagagGGCTGAGCAACTCCCTGGGatccaggctgagggattgggggtgttcagcctggagcagaggaggctcccaggtcAGAGGACAGGGGGTCAGAGGACAGCACCAACACACAGACAAATGTTTGCAGATGAAATGCTTGTCCCCAGGTTCACTGCCTCACATGAGTGTGACTTGCAGACACCCCAGCTGACCAAGCCTTCTGTCACTCTGCTGCTCCACAGGCTGAAATCTTTGGGACAGTCAGAAATGGAACAACATTTGACTGCAAAAGTGATTCCCATGCTCTCGTCCCTTCGTGCACCAGTGCTGGGCCCACGTTTGACCCTCACCAGTGACaacttctctctccttctcacACCTCCCATAATGTCAGAGTGACTTCTGCACAGGTGGTCAGAAGCCCCTGGGCATTTTGTCTTGGTGTGATTCTTTAGAAGTCACATCCATTGCCTGTTGAAGCCTCCTGTCCTCCTCCCCCATTCCCAGCCATCTCACGGTGGCTCATGCTGAGGCATCAACATTTACTGTTCCCAAAGTTCTCAGGTGGCAATGGGACATGC
This region of Heliangelus exortis chromosome 28, bHelExo1.hap1, whole genome shotgun sequence genomic DNA includes:
- the KLHL33 gene encoding kelch-like protein 33 isoform X1 — translated: MQLALQCVPTGDGQRCATGKMWVSEGPVPAQWHLQDKAHAKHFLATAEQLRAAGHLVDVAVGPEGDVAHAAVLASISSFFVRFLEGRSRELCQGPPARVPLPAGVTLRGWRAVLAFAYGGTVPHGREKDVEEAARALGVARLVGARALRLRSDPQEGGPEPLEEQWKTLRAMEQLHARGLGCDLRLQAENEVIPVQRLALSCSCDFFRALFTCPMREATHDPAAPLATGLSPAELRLLLSFAYTGAVAGPWSAVLEAAETSLRYQAWGLLTLCLDVFTRDLSPETGLDVLAFALAYGLAQVGRVAEDYILATFPSVVATPAFLDLPAQLLIRLLRSDGLNVLYELETLEAASRWLTANGDVEEDLAREVLSSVRFALMSGLELKKVPSVTAGVADPKILHELIIASLAPMAQLPCRVRSLQEVVVVCGGDKVTANLAARKPSRHLWFAHRYLSAVGLVKQVEWRPLGHLPDGPRFRHAVAVVGNILYVLGGKRYYGVHDTLASVYRYQPMEDSWEHLASMTCGRSYFAAVALGDFIYALGGSSGELYCTDTVECYDLANDTWRRCQRLPMALCGHAACALDGAIYVSGGCDEAYQCQASLLRYTPGAPAKLLAPMNGQRAGHVMEEAGGQLYVAGGLCQRVGQTGYRDQLAFEVYSPKMDIWVLLSPLPRAHVVGGAAVLGGELLVLGGYSHETYRDTHLIHAYQPGTRRWITRGTLPHAYTDLQVCVLTVPSALRDPNCLGDPRSSPDTPNKA
- the KLHL33 gene encoding kelch-like protein 33 isoform X2, whose protein sequence is MWVSEGPVPAQWHLQDKAHAKHFLATAEQLRAAGHLVDVAVGPEGDVAHAAVLASISSFFVRFLEGRSRELCQGPPARVPLPAGVTLRGWRAVLAFAYGGTVPHGREKDVEEAARALGVARLVGARALRLRSDPQEGGPEPLEEQWKTLRAMEQLHARGLGCDLRLQAENEVIPVQRLALSCSCDFFRALFTCPMREATHDPAAPLATGLSPAELRLLLSFAYTGAVAGPWSAVLEAAETSLRYQAWGLLTLCLDVFTRDLSPETGLDVLAFALAYGLAQVGRVAEDYILATFPSVVATPAFLDLPAQLLIRLLRSDGLNVLYELETLEAASRWLTANGDVEEDLAREVLSSVRFALMSGLELKKVPSVTAGVADPKILHELIIASLAPMAQLPCRVRSLQEVVVVCGGDKVTANLAARKPSRHLWFAHRYLSAVGLVKQVEWRPLGHLPDGPRFRHAVAVVGNILYVLGGKRYYGVHDTLASVYRYQPMEDSWEHLASMTCGRSYFAAVALGDFIYALGGSSGELYCTDTVECYDLANDTWRRCQRLPMALCGHAACALDGAIYVSGGCDEAYQCQASLLRYTPGAPAKLLAPMNGQRAGHVMEEAGGQLYVAGGLCQRVGQTGYRDQLAFEVYSPKMDIWVLLSPLPRAHVVGGAAVLGGELLVLGGYSHETYRDTHLIHAYQPGTRRWITRGTLPHAYTDLQVCVLTVPSALRDPNCLGDPRSSPDTPNKA